The Apium graveolens cultivar Ventura chromosome 11, ASM990537v1, whole genome shotgun sequence genome has a window encoding:
- the LOC141695283 gene encoding uncharacterized protein LOC141695283: MGVENFLIYAEEYSEDRNKIPCPCGRCANFKKFSIKTIRGHIFDNGFCLGYVHWVWHGETASTGPKSSSASCPPEEQAPDPPPEQASDEASEQDQEHVAASETVDVCEAAYNSGQYDNDSYQFRRLVANAEQPLYEGSDCTKLESMLKLYNWKSRFGITDSAFTDLLSSVGSLLPKDNVGVHADATKCPKCRLSQWKLTKKGEERVNLPAKVMWYFPIISRFKRMFKSPSTAELMCWHAQQRTQDGKMRHPADSPSWKNIDYRWPSFGSEPRNLRLALSADGVNPHNNGLSNRYSCWPVILVTYNLPPWLCMKRKFMMLSILVPDPHEPGNNIDIYLQPMIDDLKKLWEEGEPNVYDAYNKSFFTLKAVLMWTINDFPAYGNLSGCVNKGYKCCPVCGDDTVAKYLTHSRKICYQGHRRYLPLHHPYRRQKAAFNGQQEFGQPRRTLSGEEVLAEQEEIKFEFGKKMKKAKKVESP; this comes from the exons ATGGGGGTGGAAAACTTCTTGATATATGCTGAAGAATATTCTGAAGATCGTAACAAAATTCCTTGCCCTTGTGGACGATGcgccaattttaaaaaattctctaTAAAAACAATCAGGGGCCATATCTTTGACAATGGCTTTTGTCTAGGTTATGTGCATTGGGTTTGGCACGGGGAGACTGCTTCCACGGGTCCTAAATCTTCAAGTGCTAGTTGTCCACCTGAAGAGCAAGCTCCAGACCCACCTCCTGAGCAAGCCTCTGATGAAGCGTCAGAGCAAGATCAGGAGCATGTCGCTGCTTCGGAAACTGTTGATGTTTGTGAAGCGGCATATAACTCGGGTCAATATGATAATGATTCATATCAGTTTAGGAGGCTCGTAGCCAATGCTGAGCAACCTCTATATGAGGGTAGTGACTGTACTAAGTTAGAGTCGATGTTGAAGTTGTATAACTGGAAATCTAGGTTTGGTATTACCGATAGTGCCTTCACTGACCTCCTTTCTTCTGTTGGGTCTCTACTTCCCAAAGATAATGT GGGTGTACATGCTGATGCAACCAAGTGTCCTAAGTGTCGACTTTCTCAGTGGAAGTTGACAAAGAAAGGTGAAGAGAGGGTTAATCTTCCAGCCAAAGTCATGTGGTATTTTCCAATAATTTCTAGATTTAAACGTATGTTTAAATCTCCTTCCACCGCTGAACTAATGTGTTGGCATGCGCAACAGCGGACACAAGATGGTAAAATGCGACATCCAGCCGACTCTCCATCTTGGAAAAATATAGATTATAGGTGGCCCTCATTTGGTAGTGAACCGAGAAACCTTCGCTTGGCTTTATCGGCGGATGGTGTAAACCCGCACAATAATGGCCTATCTAATAGATATAGTTGCTGGCCAGTCATATTGGTGACTTACAATCTTCCTCCCTGGTTATGTATGAAAAGAAAATTTATGATGTTGTCGATATTGGTCCCTGACCCGCATGAGCCTGGTAATAACATCGACATCTACTTACAACCGATGATTGATGATTTAAAAAAGCTTTGGGAGGAAGGGGAACCAAATGTGTATGACGCGtataacaaatcatttttcactttaaaagcaGTTTTAATGTGGACGATAAATGACTTCCCTGCTTACGGAAATTTATCCGGTTGCGTCAATAAGGGTTATAAGTGTTGTCCAGTTTGTGGAGATGACACCGTAGCTAAATATTTGACTCATAGTAGGAAAATATGCTATCAAGGGCATCGCCGATATTTGCCTCTACATCATCCTTATAGAAGGCAGAAGGCTGCTTTTAATGGACAACAAGAGTTTGGGCAGCCGCGTCGAACCCTATCCGGAGAAGAAGTGTTAGCAGAGCAAGAAgaaatcaaatttgaatttgggaagaaaatgaagaaggcaaaGAAGGTTGAAAGTCCATGA